In one Yoonia rosea genomic region, the following are encoded:
- a CDS encoding saccharopine dehydrogenase, whose product MTHLWVRAESRDNEERVGITPQGAAKLIAAGFRVTVEESTQRILPLADYVAAGCAVAPEFSWPDAPDDAIIFGLKELPSDGSPLRHRHIMFGHAYKGQPAGQVLLDRFKAGGGTLYDLEYLTHEDGRRVAAFGYWAGYAGAAVSLMCWIAQQHGRIAGPVKAYPSANHLLANLQEALMALGTERPTALIIGALGRVGTGAADLCTAMGVATTQWDMAETASGGPFPEVLRHDIFLNCILARPGTPVFVPASAKTAQRRLCVIGDVACDPDSDFSPIKVYDRTTTWDAPALRVHDNPVLDVTAIDNLPSMLPAESSADFADQLLPHLMTLHQIDGGVWGRAQAWFERAVR is encoded by the coding sequence ATGACCCATCTCTGGGTACGCGCGGAAAGCCGCGACAACGAGGAACGCGTCGGAATCACGCCGCAAGGGGCCGCCAAGCTGATTGCGGCAGGGTTTCGGGTGACCGTGGAAGAAAGCACGCAACGTATTCTGCCACTGGCTGATTATGTTGCAGCAGGGTGCGCGGTCGCACCCGAGTTCTCTTGGCCCGATGCGCCTGACGACGCGATCATCTTTGGATTAAAAGAATTGCCCAGCGATGGATCGCCTCTGCGCCATCGCCACATCATGTTCGGCCATGCCTATAAAGGGCAGCCCGCAGGACAGGTCCTGCTCGATCGCTTCAAGGCGGGCGGTGGTACGCTTTATGATCTGGAGTATCTCACGCATGAGGACGGGCGGCGCGTTGCCGCGTTCGGTTATTGGGCTGGCTATGCGGGGGCGGCAGTGTCGCTGATGTGCTGGATTGCGCAACAGCATGGCCGGATCGCAGGGCCGGTCAAGGCCTATCCCAGCGCAAACCATCTGCTGGCCAATCTGCAAGAGGCTCTGATGGCTTTGGGCACCGAGCGCCCGACTGCGTTGATCATCGGCGCCTTGGGACGTGTTGGTACCGGAGCCGCCGATTTGTGTACCGCAATGGGTGTGGCAACCACGCAATGGGATATGGCGGAAACCGCCTCGGGCGGACCGTTTCCCGAAGTGCTACGCCATGACATCTTTCTCAACTGTATCCTCGCCCGCCCCGGCACGCCGGTCTTTGTCCCGGCAAGTGCCAAGACTGCCCAGCGGAGGCTCTGTGTCATCGGCGATGTGGCCTGCGACCCGGACAGCGATTTTTCTCCCATCAAGGTCTATGACCGCACGACAACATGGGATGCGCCAGCGCTGCGCGTGCATGACAACCCGGTGCTGGATGTCACAGCAATTGACAACCTGCCTTCGATGTTACCTGCAGAAAGCAGCGCGGATTTCGCCGACCAGCTCTTGCCGCATCTGATGACGTTACACCAGATAGATGGCGGCGTCTGGGGCAGAGCGCAGGCGTGGTTTGAAAGGGCTGTGCGCTGA
- a CDS encoding DUF3775 domain-containing protein yields MLPITADKIAEVIILARELDRAENEFDGFVDQLNDDEKTGLVAVFWIGRGSFEAEELAEALATAAREATTPTASYLKGSPHLADHLEAGMAALGMDPSEAEDDLYRPA; encoded by the coding sequence ATGTTACCAATTACGGCAGATAAAATTGCAGAAGTCATCATTCTGGCGCGCGAGTTGGATCGCGCTGAGAATGAATTTGACGGATTTGTCGATCAGCTCAATGACGATGAAAAGACAGGACTGGTTGCAGTCTTCTGGATCGGGCGCGGCAGCTTCGAGGCTGAAGAACTGGCCGAGGCACTTGCCACGGCCGCGCGAGAGGCGACGACACCGACAGCCAGCTATTTGAAAGGGTCGCCGCATCTGGCCGATCATCTGGAGGCGGGGATGGCGGCTCTTGGTATGGATCCGTCAGAAGCCGAGGATGATCTTTACCGGCCCGCGTAA
- a CDS encoding site-specific DNA-methyltransferase, with amino-acid sequence MTIKTKTKGAQALPLNTIIDGDCIEVMNSLPAGSVDLIFADPPYNLQLKGDLHRPDNSKVDAVDDAWDQFDSFKVYDQFTKAWLAAARRLLKPNGAIWVIGSYHNVFRMGAELQNQGFWILNDVVWRKSNPMPNFRGKRLTNAHETLIWASKEEASKYTFNYEALKALNEGVQMRSDWVLPICTGHERLKNDEGEKAHPTQKPQSLLHRVLVATTNPGDVVLDPFFGTGTTGAVAKMLGRDFIGIEREEAYRKVAEKRIKNTRKFDNEALQVSTSKRAEPRVAFGVLVERGMLRPGEELWSMNGRHKAKVRADGTLIGDDIKGSIHQVGAFLEGAPSCNGWTYWQFKRDGQKVPIDLLRQQIRSEMAKH; translated from the coding sequence ATGACGATCAAAACGAAAACGAAGGGGGCGCAAGCGCTCCCGCTGAATACGATTATTGATGGTGATTGCATCGAGGTGATGAACAGCCTGCCTGCAGGGTCTGTTGATTTGATCTTTGCGGATCCCCCATACAACCTACAGCTCAAGGGCGATCTGCATCGCCCCGATAACTCCAAGGTCGATGCCGTCGATGACGCATGGGACCAGTTCGATAGCTTCAAGGTTTATGACCAGTTCACCAAAGCATGGCTGGCCGCTGCCCGCCGCTTGTTGAAACCGAATGGCGCGATCTGGGTCATCGGCAGCTATCACAACGTCTTCCGCATGGGCGCCGAATTGCAGAACCAGGGGTTCTGGATTCTCAATGATGTCGTTTGGCGCAAATCCAACCCGATGCCGAACTTTCGCGGCAAGCGCCTGACCAACGCCCATGAGACACTGATCTGGGCCTCGAAAGAAGAGGCCAGCAAGTACACCTTCAATTACGAAGCGCTCAAAGCCCTCAACGAGGGCGTGCAGATGCGGTCGGACTGGGTTCTGCCCATCTGCACCGGTCATGAGCGGCTGAAGAATGACGAAGGCGAAAAGGCGCATCCCACGCAAAAACCGCAGTCCCTCTTGCACCGCGTCCTTGTTGCCACCACTAACCCCGGCGATGTGGTCCTTGACCCCTTCTTCGGGACTGGCACCACAGGCGCGGTCGCAAAAATGCTGGGCCGCGATTTCATCGGGATCGAGCGCGAAGAGGCCTACCGCAAGGTGGCCGAGAAGCGCATCAAAAACACCCGCAAGTTCGATAACGAAGCCTTGCAGGTGTCCACCTCCAAACGTGCCGAACCGCGTGTTGCCTTCGGCGTCTTGGTCGAGCGCGGCATGTTGCGCCCCGGCGAGGAATTGTGGAGCATGAATGGCCGTCACAAAGCCAAGGTCCGTGCTGACGGCACGTTGATCGGTGACGACATCAAAGGATCTATCCATCAGGTCGGTGCCTTCCTTGAAGGCGCACCAAGCTGCAACGGCTGGACCTATTGGCAATTTAAACGCGACGGGCAAAAGGTGCCCATTGATCTGCTGCGCCAGCAGATCCGCTCCGAGATGGCGAAACACTAA
- a CDS encoding ribonuclease HII, giving the protein MTKPDFSFEHAAQTRGFLHIAGVDEVGRGPLAGPVVAAAVILDPANIPAGLNDSKKLTAKKRDALYDELLAVADVSIAEATVAEIDTHNILRASHIAMVRAVAGLRQTADYALIDGNMVPRDLVIPCETIIKGDARSLSIAAASIVAKVWRDRHMVALAQQHPHYGWENNAGYPTAQHKLGLEQFGVSEHHRRSFRPIHNILYQDKNVSD; this is encoded by the coding sequence ATGACCAAACCTGATTTTAGTTTTGAACACGCTGCTCAAACGCGCGGCTTTTTGCACATCGCCGGCGTCGATGAGGTCGGGCGCGGCCCGCTGGCGGGACCAGTCGTTGCGGCGGCTGTGATACTCGATCCTGCGAACATACCGGCAGGGCTGAATGACAGTAAGAAACTGACTGCGAAAAAGCGTGACGCGCTCTATGATGAGTTGCTGGCAGTGGCAGATGTCTCTATCGCCGAAGCGACAGTGGCCGAGATTGATACGCACAACATTCTGCGCGCATCCCATATCGCGATGGTCCGCGCTGTTGCGGGCCTGCGGCAAACCGCCGACTATGCGCTGATCGACGGCAATATGGTGCCGCGTGATTTGGTGATCCCCTGCGAGACAATCATCAAGGGCGACGCACGCAGTTTGAGCATCGCCGCCGCTTCTATCGTCGCCAAAGTGTGGCGCGACAGACACATGGTGGCATTGGCGCAACAGCACCCCCACTACGGGTGGGAAAACAACGCCGGATACCCCACAGCCCAACATAAATTGGGGCTTGAGCAGTTTGGCGTGTCTGAACACCATAGGCGTTCATTCAGGCCAATACACAATATCTTGTATCAAGATAAAAACGTAAGTGACTGA